The following coding sequences are from one Stigmatopora nigra isolate UIUO_SnigA chromosome 12, RoL_Snig_1.1, whole genome shotgun sequence window:
- the mea1 gene encoding male-enhanced antigen 1: MTTTTRIDDVGGIATSLTSKTTTVLRQQTPLNSVQPRWSSPAMGPERVFPPCEDDDKSPRDGGPAWSGGEDEQEDDGAGYSYQPLSQDADDGAHGALQHRMEVMGLHLPEAPPQDGEEEDGEEAEAERSRASIPMDAAHVELVKQTMAAVALPTPGVPAWAQEISDEQWRELVRRTLRARGHAD, translated from the exons ATGACAACGACGACGCGCATCGATGACGTAGGCGGAATCGCCACCTCGCTCACgtccaaaacaacaacagttcTACGCCAACAAACGCCACTGAATTCGGTCCAACCG CGGTGGTCCTCGCCCGCCATGGGACCCGAGCGAGTTTTCCCGCCTTGCGAGGACGACGACAAGAGCCCCCGCGACGGAGGGCCGGCGTGGAGCGGCGGCGAGGACGAGCAAGAGGACGATGGGGCGGGCTACTCGTACCAGCCTCTGAGTCAGGACGCCGACGACGGGGCGCACGGCGCTCTCCAGCACAGGATGGAG GTGATGGGTCTGCACCTGCCCGAGGCCCCGCCCCAAGACGGCGAGGAGGAAGACGGCGAGGAGGCGGAGGCCGAGAGGAGCCGCGCCTCCATCCCCATGGATGCCG CCCACGTGGAGCTGGTGAAGCAGACCATGGCGGCGGTGGCGCTGCCCACGCCGGGCGTGCCGGCGTGGGCCCAAGAGATCTCGGACGAGCAGTGGCGCGAGCTGGTCCGGCGCACCTTGCGGGCCCGCGGCCACGCCGACTGA
- the LOC144205207 gene encoding uncharacterized protein LOC144205207 isoform X2: protein MTECCQLDSDVMDDVSDLSAEDSTGQSPNFLGQNGEEHVKVYLRIRPATAGEWPPAAGCAPRRERLWVEPPDTVAIRSAWANPASEKGTAHAVRRFHFSRVYGPDTGQRELFRGTVKELVGHLLAGGNSLVFTYGVTNAGKTFTFLGTAEDAGVLPRSLDLIFSSLGEKVSERPAFAPHRCREVVVLSQERRARDAAFKENLLRRLKDGSHGDGTPDSGWLPREKDEKEEPLSLGVEARAHFSVWLSFCEIYNESIHDLLEAAPAGAGRRTALRLSQDARGDAFVKDLRWVQVDDVEQALAVVKLGKRNQSFSSTGVNRLSSRSHSIFSIRIVRTEDGRDGPEATVSELRLCDLAGSERCDKTGNGGQRLKEAGNINASLLILGKCMGALRHNRHAKAPPKHVPFRESKLTRYLQSYLSGGGGDGDHQVRMLVNVSRCASAIDETLRVLKFAALAQKVLLVPGEDREGEAGKTAAQWESQAEDRREESTWTEDASQSQDDFQEQFQHAVECGEMTRQQAGLVTRLRLELEKERADKASAEARLREDLGAEFSALVAKMQDDFTERLARERELVEERAERRLEIFKMLTGKMAACAQDHRPDSSRDTGRRDSSQDSGQEAGRREATASALRAVQRKDGEPEERALRIARLEELGKEDRDKVRSLTRDLERKEELVGELREKMADYKKQMQRVQAQISGTREESQLLRRKMSHGEKLMTELRAELVAKERIIRQLGTDQAAAAERDGELEAQRRLADDMRATLLEQEETQEQMESALEEKLRLIQELRLELERAKETPTRPQGGDHVTPTPADHAPLAPESRKPSEEKHQAERLKWRQDKMSLIAQLKEAEQRRNQEVKKFARDREGYLARQAGLEAELVDKDQKMESWRKERDGLLADLEVQIKKLLASLAQKEQLIQQLAGERASSPPEGSSGGPSLLESSQISTENGRASRFPQPQLEISFSPLRPDRLALRPRGHAEAVTVKMAPCGRKRKSAGDKRPIFPRCKRPAHPRQDEVEKENERNRRAETTPTRRQEREPRPTATTTATARSPGKGGTLRKIGDFLQSSPTLIGSTAKKMMSLVSSGVDASASSESRQKRKRKLAPADISSPMDVPPHPMLENAKLDRKRRNPRHFFQEVQY from the exons ATGACAGAATGTTGTCAGCTTGACTCGGACGTGATGGATGACGTCAGCGACCTGTCCGCCGAGGACAGCACGGGCCAATCTCCAAACTTTCTG ggGCAGAACGGTGAAGAACACGTGAAAGTCTACCTCCGCATCCGACCGGCGACGGCGGGCGAGTGGCCTCCGGCTGCCGGGTGCGCTCCCCGGCGGGAGCGCTTGTGGGTGGAGCCTCCCGACACGGTCGCCATCCGATCGGCGTGGGCCAACCCGGCTTCCGAGAAAGGCACGGCGCACGCCGTTCGCCGCTTCCACTTCTCGCGG GTCTACGGTCCGGACACCGGCCAGAGGGAGTTGTTCCGAGGGACGGTCAAGGAACTGGTGGGACACCTTCTCGCCGGAGGGAATTCCCTGGTCTTCACGTACGGCGTGACCAACGCGGGCAAGACCTTCACCTTTTTGG GGACGGCCGAAGACGCCGGCGTCCTGCCCAGGTCGTTGGACCTCATCTTCTCCAGCTTGGGGGAGAAGGTCTCGGAGCGCCCGGCCTTTGCGCCCCACCGCTGCCGAGAGGTGGTGGTCCTGAGCCAGGAGCGGCGAGCCCGGGACGCCGCCTTCAAGGAAAACCTGCTGAGACGACTGAAAGACGGAAGCCACGGAGACGGGACTccgg ACTCGGGGTGGCTGCCGCGGGAGAAGGACGAGAAGGAGGAGCCACTGAGCCTGGGAGTGGAAGCCCGCGCCCACTTCTCCGTCTGGCTCTCCTTCTGCGAGATCTACAACGAGAGCATCCACGACCTCCTGGAGGCGGCGCCCGCCGGCGCGGGCCGGAGGACCGCCCTGCGTTTGTCTCAGGACGCCCGGGGCGACGCCTTTGTTAAAG ACCTCCGCTGGGTGCAGGTGGACGACGTGGAGCAGGCCTTGGCCGTGGTCAAGCTCGGCAAGAGGAATCAAAGTTTCTCCTCCACGGGGGTCAACCGGCTCTCCAGCAGAAG TCACAGCATCTTCTCCATTCGCATCGTGAGGACGGAGGACGGGCGGGATGGACCAGAGGCCACCGTCAGCGA GTTGCGCCTGTGCGACCTGGCCGGCTCGGAACGCTGCGACAAGACGGGGAACGGAGGCCAACGTCTGAAGGAGGCGGGAAACATCAACGCCTCGCTGCTCATCCTGGGAAAGTGCATGGGCGCGCTCCGCCACAACCGCCACGCCAA GGCTCCGCCCAAGCACGTGCCTTTCCGCGAGAGCAAGCTGACCCGTTACCTGCAGAGCTACTtgagtggcggcggcggcgacggcgaccACCAAGTCCGCATGCTGGTCAACGTCAGCCGCTGCGCCTCCGCCATAGACGAGACGCTCCGCGTGCTCAAGTTTGCCGCCTTGGCGCAGAAG GTGCTGCTGGTGCCCGGCGAGGACCGCGAAGGGGAAGCCGGCAAGACTGCGGCCCAATGGGAGAGCCAAGCCGAG GACCGGCGGGAAGAGAGTACGTGGACGGAGGACGCGTCCCAAAGCCAAGACGACTTTCAGGAGCAATTTCAACACGCGGTGGAATGTGGTGAAATGACACGGCAG CAGGCGGGGCTGGTGACGCGCCTGCGCCTGGAACTCGAGAAGGAGCGCGCCGACAAGGCCTCGGCGGAAGCTCGCCTCCGGGAGGACCTCGGCGCAGAATTCAGCGCGTTGGTGGCCAAGATGCAGGACGACTTTAC CGAGCGGCTGGCCAGAGAGAGGGAGCTCGTGGAGGAGCGAGCCGAGCGACGTCTGGAAATCTTCAAGATGCTGACTGGCAAGATGGCCGCCTGCGCCCAAGACCACCGA CCGGACTCCAGCCGGGACACGGGACGGCGGGACTCCAGCCAGGACTCCGGCCAGGAGGCGGGACGACGGGAAGCGACGGCCTCCGCGCTCCGAGCCGTCCAGCGGAAGGACGGCGAGCCGGAGGAGAGAGCCCTCCGGATCGCCCG ACTGGAGGAGCTCGGCAAAGAGGACCGGGACAAAGTCCGGAGTCTGACTCGGGACTTGGAGCGGAAGGAGGAGCTCGTCGGCGAGCTCCGAGAGAAGATGGCCGATTACAAGAAGCAGATGCAGCGGGTCCAGGCCCAG ATCTCCGGCACCCGAGAAGAAAGCCAGCTCCTGAGACGCAAAATGTCCCACGGCGAGAAGCTGATGACCGAGCTCCGGGCCGAGCTGGTCGCCAAAGAGCGGATCATCCGGCAACTGGGGACG GatcaggcggcggcggcggagaggGATGGAG AACTGGAGGCTCAACGGCGCCTGGCGGACGACATGCGCGCCACGCTCCTGGAGCAGGAGGAGACGCAGGAGCAGATGGAGAGCGCCTTGGAGGAGAAGCTCCGCCTCATCCAGGAACTCCGCCTCG AGTTGGAGCGAGCCAAGGAGACTCCCACGCGACCGCAGGGCGGAGACCACGTGACGCCGACCCCAGCGGACCACGCCCCTCTCGCTCCGGAGAGTCGAAAG CCGTCGGAGGAAAAACACCAGGCGGAGCGGCTCAAGTGGCGGCAAGACAAGATGTCTTTGATCGCTCAGCTCAAAGAGGCGGAGCAACGACGCAACCAGGAAGTGAAAAAGTTTGCCCGGGACCGGGAGGGATACCTGGCCCGCCAGGCCGGGCTG GAGGCGGAGCTGGTGGACAAGGATCAGAAGATGGAGAGCTGGAGGAAGGAGAGAGACGGCCTGCTGGCCGACCTGGAAGTGCAGATAAAGAAGCTCCTGGCCAGCCTCGCCCAAAAGGAGCAGCTGATCCAGCAGCTGGCCGGCGAGCGCGCCTCGTCGCCACCGGAG GGTTCTTCGGGCGGACCTTCGCTGCTGGAGTCGTCGCAGATCTCCACGGAGAACGGGCGAGCCAGCCGCTTTCCCCAGCCCCAGTTGGAGATCTCCTTCAGCCCGCTGCGGCCCGACCGGCTGGCGCTGCGACCGCGGGGCCACGCCGAGGCCGTCACCGTCAAGATGGCGCCCTGCGGCCGTAAGAGGAAAAGCGCCGGCGACAAG CGTCCCATTTTTCCACGCTGCAAACGTCCCGCCCATCCACGTCAG GATGAAGTGGAGAAGGAGAACGAGCGAAATCGCCGAGCGGAGACCACGCCCACCCGGCGCCAAGAGCGGGAG CCGCGCCCAACCGCGACGACGACCGCCACGGCGCGCTCTCCGGGCAAAGGAGGGACGCTGCGGAAGATCGGAGACTTCCTGCAGAGTTCTCCCACGCTCATCGGCTCCACAG CCAAGAAGATGATGAGCCTGGTGAGCAGCGGCGTGGACGCCAGCGCCTCCTCGGAGAGCAGGCAAAAGCGCAAGCGCAAGTTGGCGCCCGCCGACATCTCCTCTCCCATGGACGTGCCCCCCCACCCG ATGCTGGAGAACGCCAAGCTAGATCGCAAGAGACGCAACCCACGCCACTTTTTCCAGGAGGTGCAATATTAA
- the LOC144205207 gene encoding uncharacterized protein LOC144205207 isoform X1: MTECCQLDSDVMDDVSDLSAEDSTGQSPNFLGQNGEEHVKVYLRIRPATAGEWPPAAGCAPRRERLWVEPPDTVAIRSAWANPASEKGTAHAVRRFHFSRVYGPDTGQRELFRGTVKELVGHLLAGGNSLVFTYGVTNAGKTFTFLGTAEDAGVLPRSLDLIFSSLGEKVSERPAFAPHRCREVVVLSQERRARDAAFKENLLRRLKDGSHGDGTPDSGWLPREKDEKEEPLSLGVEARAHFSVWLSFCEIYNESIHDLLEAAPAGAGRRTALRLSQDARGDAFVKDLRWVQVDDVEQALAVVKLGKRNQSFSSTGVNRLSSRSHSIFSIRIVRTEDGRDGPEATVSELRLCDLAGSERCDKTGNGGQRLKEAGNINASLLILGKCMGALRHNRHAKAPPKHVPFRESKLTRYLQSYLSGGGGDGDHQVRMLVNVSRCASAIDETLRVLKFAALAQKVLLVPGEDREGEAGKTAAQWESQAEDRREESTWTEDASQSQDDFQEQFQHAVECGEMTRQQAGLVTRLRLELEKERADKASAEARLREDLGAEFSALVAKMQDDFTERLARERELVEERAERRLEIFKMLTGKMAACAQDHRPDSSRDTGRRDSSQDSGQEAGRREATASALRAVQRKDGEPEERALRIARLEELGKEDRDKVRSLTRDLERKEELVGELREKMADYKKQMQRVQAQISGTREESQLLRRKMSHGEKLMTELRAELVAKERIIRQLGTDQAAAAERDGELEAQRRLADDMRATLLEQEETQEQMESALEEKLRLIQELRLELERAKETPTRPQGGDHVTPTPADHAPLAPESRKPSEEKHQAERLKWRQDKMSLIAQLKEAEQRRNQEVKKFARDREGYLARQAGLEAELVDKDQKMESWRKERDGLLADLEVQIKKLLASLAQKEQLIQQLAGERASSPPEGSSGGPSLLESSQISTENGRASRFPQPQLEISFSPLRPDRLALRPRGHAEAVTVKMAPCGRKRKSAGDKRIRTPFQPPGDHSHPSVIIPDQFLISGSNDEVEKENERNRRAETTPTRRQEREPRPTATTTATARSPGKGGTLRKIGDFLQSSPTLIGSTAKKMMSLVSSGVDASASSESRQKRKRKLAPADISSPMDVPPHPMLENAKLDRKRRNPRHFFQEVQY; the protein is encoded by the exons ATGACAGAATGTTGTCAGCTTGACTCGGACGTGATGGATGACGTCAGCGACCTGTCCGCCGAGGACAGCACGGGCCAATCTCCAAACTTTCTG ggGCAGAACGGTGAAGAACACGTGAAAGTCTACCTCCGCATCCGACCGGCGACGGCGGGCGAGTGGCCTCCGGCTGCCGGGTGCGCTCCCCGGCGGGAGCGCTTGTGGGTGGAGCCTCCCGACACGGTCGCCATCCGATCGGCGTGGGCCAACCCGGCTTCCGAGAAAGGCACGGCGCACGCCGTTCGCCGCTTCCACTTCTCGCGG GTCTACGGTCCGGACACCGGCCAGAGGGAGTTGTTCCGAGGGACGGTCAAGGAACTGGTGGGACACCTTCTCGCCGGAGGGAATTCCCTGGTCTTCACGTACGGCGTGACCAACGCGGGCAAGACCTTCACCTTTTTGG GGACGGCCGAAGACGCCGGCGTCCTGCCCAGGTCGTTGGACCTCATCTTCTCCAGCTTGGGGGAGAAGGTCTCGGAGCGCCCGGCCTTTGCGCCCCACCGCTGCCGAGAGGTGGTGGTCCTGAGCCAGGAGCGGCGAGCCCGGGACGCCGCCTTCAAGGAAAACCTGCTGAGACGACTGAAAGACGGAAGCCACGGAGACGGGACTccgg ACTCGGGGTGGCTGCCGCGGGAGAAGGACGAGAAGGAGGAGCCACTGAGCCTGGGAGTGGAAGCCCGCGCCCACTTCTCCGTCTGGCTCTCCTTCTGCGAGATCTACAACGAGAGCATCCACGACCTCCTGGAGGCGGCGCCCGCCGGCGCGGGCCGGAGGACCGCCCTGCGTTTGTCTCAGGACGCCCGGGGCGACGCCTTTGTTAAAG ACCTCCGCTGGGTGCAGGTGGACGACGTGGAGCAGGCCTTGGCCGTGGTCAAGCTCGGCAAGAGGAATCAAAGTTTCTCCTCCACGGGGGTCAACCGGCTCTCCAGCAGAAG TCACAGCATCTTCTCCATTCGCATCGTGAGGACGGAGGACGGGCGGGATGGACCAGAGGCCACCGTCAGCGA GTTGCGCCTGTGCGACCTGGCCGGCTCGGAACGCTGCGACAAGACGGGGAACGGAGGCCAACGTCTGAAGGAGGCGGGAAACATCAACGCCTCGCTGCTCATCCTGGGAAAGTGCATGGGCGCGCTCCGCCACAACCGCCACGCCAA GGCTCCGCCCAAGCACGTGCCTTTCCGCGAGAGCAAGCTGACCCGTTACCTGCAGAGCTACTtgagtggcggcggcggcgacggcgaccACCAAGTCCGCATGCTGGTCAACGTCAGCCGCTGCGCCTCCGCCATAGACGAGACGCTCCGCGTGCTCAAGTTTGCCGCCTTGGCGCAGAAG GTGCTGCTGGTGCCCGGCGAGGACCGCGAAGGGGAAGCCGGCAAGACTGCGGCCCAATGGGAGAGCCAAGCCGAG GACCGGCGGGAAGAGAGTACGTGGACGGAGGACGCGTCCCAAAGCCAAGACGACTTTCAGGAGCAATTTCAACACGCGGTGGAATGTGGTGAAATGACACGGCAG CAGGCGGGGCTGGTGACGCGCCTGCGCCTGGAACTCGAGAAGGAGCGCGCCGACAAGGCCTCGGCGGAAGCTCGCCTCCGGGAGGACCTCGGCGCAGAATTCAGCGCGTTGGTGGCCAAGATGCAGGACGACTTTAC CGAGCGGCTGGCCAGAGAGAGGGAGCTCGTGGAGGAGCGAGCCGAGCGACGTCTGGAAATCTTCAAGATGCTGACTGGCAAGATGGCCGCCTGCGCCCAAGACCACCGA CCGGACTCCAGCCGGGACACGGGACGGCGGGACTCCAGCCAGGACTCCGGCCAGGAGGCGGGACGACGGGAAGCGACGGCCTCCGCGCTCCGAGCCGTCCAGCGGAAGGACGGCGAGCCGGAGGAGAGAGCCCTCCGGATCGCCCG ACTGGAGGAGCTCGGCAAAGAGGACCGGGACAAAGTCCGGAGTCTGACTCGGGACTTGGAGCGGAAGGAGGAGCTCGTCGGCGAGCTCCGAGAGAAGATGGCCGATTACAAGAAGCAGATGCAGCGGGTCCAGGCCCAG ATCTCCGGCACCCGAGAAGAAAGCCAGCTCCTGAGACGCAAAATGTCCCACGGCGAGAAGCTGATGACCGAGCTCCGGGCCGAGCTGGTCGCCAAAGAGCGGATCATCCGGCAACTGGGGACG GatcaggcggcggcggcggagaggGATGGAG AACTGGAGGCTCAACGGCGCCTGGCGGACGACATGCGCGCCACGCTCCTGGAGCAGGAGGAGACGCAGGAGCAGATGGAGAGCGCCTTGGAGGAGAAGCTCCGCCTCATCCAGGAACTCCGCCTCG AGTTGGAGCGAGCCAAGGAGACTCCCACGCGACCGCAGGGCGGAGACCACGTGACGCCGACCCCAGCGGACCACGCCCCTCTCGCTCCGGAGAGTCGAAAG CCGTCGGAGGAAAAACACCAGGCGGAGCGGCTCAAGTGGCGGCAAGACAAGATGTCTTTGATCGCTCAGCTCAAAGAGGCGGAGCAACGACGCAACCAGGAAGTGAAAAAGTTTGCCCGGGACCGGGAGGGATACCTGGCCCGCCAGGCCGGGCTG GAGGCGGAGCTGGTGGACAAGGATCAGAAGATGGAGAGCTGGAGGAAGGAGAGAGACGGCCTGCTGGCCGACCTGGAAGTGCAGATAAAGAAGCTCCTGGCCAGCCTCGCCCAAAAGGAGCAGCTGATCCAGCAGCTGGCCGGCGAGCGCGCCTCGTCGCCACCGGAG GGTTCTTCGGGCGGACCTTCGCTGCTGGAGTCGTCGCAGATCTCCACGGAGAACGGGCGAGCCAGCCGCTTTCCCCAGCCCCAGTTGGAGATCTCCTTCAGCCCGCTGCGGCCCGACCGGCTGGCGCTGCGACCGCGGGGCCACGCCGAGGCCGTCACCGTCAAGATGGCGCCCTGCGGCCGTAAGAGGAAAAGCGCCGGCGACAAG CGCATCCGGACTCCATTTCAGCCGCCTGGCGATCACAGCCATCCATCCGTCATCATTCCCGACCAATTCCTTATTTCCGGCTCAAAT GATGAAGTGGAGAAGGAGAACGAGCGAAATCGCCGAGCGGAGACCACGCCCACCCGGCGCCAAGAGCGGGAG CCGCGCCCAACCGCGACGACGACCGCCACGGCGCGCTCTCCGGGCAAAGGAGGGACGCTGCGGAAGATCGGAGACTTCCTGCAGAGTTCTCCCACGCTCATCGGCTCCACAG CCAAGAAGATGATGAGCCTGGTGAGCAGCGGCGTGGACGCCAGCGCCTCCTCGGAGAGCAGGCAAAAGCGCAAGCGCAAGTTGGCGCCCGCCGACATCTCCTCTCCCATGGACGTGCCCCCCCACCCG ATGCTGGAGAACGCCAAGCTAGATCGCAAGAGACGCAACCCACGCCACTTTTTCCAGGAGGTGCAATATTAA
- the LOC144205207 gene encoding uncharacterized protein LOC144205207 isoform X3 — MTECCQLDSDVMDDVSDLSAEDSTGQSPNFLGQNGEEHVKVYLRIRPATAGEWPPAAGCAPRRERLWVEPPDTVAIRSAWANPASEKGTAHAVRRFHFSRVYGPDTGQRELFRGTVKELVGHLLAGGNSLVFTYGVTNAGKTFTFLGTAEDAGVLPRSLDLIFSSLGEKVSERPAFAPHRCREVVVLSQERRARDAAFKENLLRRLKDGSHGDGTPDSGWLPREKDEKEEPLSLGVEARAHFSVWLSFCEIYNESIHDLLEAAPAGAGRRTALRLSQDARGDAFVKDLRWVQVDDVEQALAVVKLGKRNQSFSSTGVNRLSSRSHSIFSIRIVRTEDGRDGPEATVSELRLCDLAGSERCDKTGNGGQRLKEAGNINASLLILGKCMGALRHNRHAKAPPKHVPFRESKLTRYLQSYLSGGGGDGDHQVRMLVNVSRCASAIDETLRVLKFAALAQKVLLVPGEDREGEAGKTAAQWESQAEDRREESTWTEDASQSQDDFQEQFQHAVECGEMTRQQAGLVTRLRLELEKERADKASAEARLREDLGAEFSALVAKMQDDFTERLARERELVEERAERRLEIFKMLTGKMAACAQDHRPDSSRDTGRRDSSQDSGQEAGRREATASALRAVQRKDGEPEERALRIARLEELGKEDRDKVRSLTRDLERKEELVGELREKMADYKKQMQRVQAQISGTREESQLLRRKMSHGEKLMTELRAELVAKERIIRQLGTDQAAAAERDGELEAQRRLADDMRATLLEQEETQEQMESALEEKLRLIQELRLELERAKETPTRPQGGDHVTPTPADHAPLAPESRKPSEEKHQAERLKWRQDKMSLIAQLKEAEQRRNQEVKKFARDREGYLARQAGLEAELVDKDQKMESWRKERDGLLADLEVQIKKLLASLAQKEQLIQQLAGERASSPPEGSSGGPSLLESSQISTENGRASRFPQPQLEISFSPLRPDRLALRPRGHAEAVTVKMAPCGRKRKSAGDKDEVEKENERNRRAETTPTRRQEREPRPTATTTATARSPGKGGTLRKIGDFLQSSPTLIGSTAKKMMSLVSSGVDASASSESRQKRKRKLAPADISSPMDVPPHPMLENAKLDRKRRNPRHFFQEVQY; from the exons ATGACAGAATGTTGTCAGCTTGACTCGGACGTGATGGATGACGTCAGCGACCTGTCCGCCGAGGACAGCACGGGCCAATCTCCAAACTTTCTG ggGCAGAACGGTGAAGAACACGTGAAAGTCTACCTCCGCATCCGACCGGCGACGGCGGGCGAGTGGCCTCCGGCTGCCGGGTGCGCTCCCCGGCGGGAGCGCTTGTGGGTGGAGCCTCCCGACACGGTCGCCATCCGATCGGCGTGGGCCAACCCGGCTTCCGAGAAAGGCACGGCGCACGCCGTTCGCCGCTTCCACTTCTCGCGG GTCTACGGTCCGGACACCGGCCAGAGGGAGTTGTTCCGAGGGACGGTCAAGGAACTGGTGGGACACCTTCTCGCCGGAGGGAATTCCCTGGTCTTCACGTACGGCGTGACCAACGCGGGCAAGACCTTCACCTTTTTGG GGACGGCCGAAGACGCCGGCGTCCTGCCCAGGTCGTTGGACCTCATCTTCTCCAGCTTGGGGGAGAAGGTCTCGGAGCGCCCGGCCTTTGCGCCCCACCGCTGCCGAGAGGTGGTGGTCCTGAGCCAGGAGCGGCGAGCCCGGGACGCCGCCTTCAAGGAAAACCTGCTGAGACGACTGAAAGACGGAAGCCACGGAGACGGGACTccgg ACTCGGGGTGGCTGCCGCGGGAGAAGGACGAGAAGGAGGAGCCACTGAGCCTGGGAGTGGAAGCCCGCGCCCACTTCTCCGTCTGGCTCTCCTTCTGCGAGATCTACAACGAGAGCATCCACGACCTCCTGGAGGCGGCGCCCGCCGGCGCGGGCCGGAGGACCGCCCTGCGTTTGTCTCAGGACGCCCGGGGCGACGCCTTTGTTAAAG ACCTCCGCTGGGTGCAGGTGGACGACGTGGAGCAGGCCTTGGCCGTGGTCAAGCTCGGCAAGAGGAATCAAAGTTTCTCCTCCACGGGGGTCAACCGGCTCTCCAGCAGAAG TCACAGCATCTTCTCCATTCGCATCGTGAGGACGGAGGACGGGCGGGATGGACCAGAGGCCACCGTCAGCGA GTTGCGCCTGTGCGACCTGGCCGGCTCGGAACGCTGCGACAAGACGGGGAACGGAGGCCAACGTCTGAAGGAGGCGGGAAACATCAACGCCTCGCTGCTCATCCTGGGAAAGTGCATGGGCGCGCTCCGCCACAACCGCCACGCCAA GGCTCCGCCCAAGCACGTGCCTTTCCGCGAGAGCAAGCTGACCCGTTACCTGCAGAGCTACTtgagtggcggcggcggcgacggcgaccACCAAGTCCGCATGCTGGTCAACGTCAGCCGCTGCGCCTCCGCCATAGACGAGACGCTCCGCGTGCTCAAGTTTGCCGCCTTGGCGCAGAAG GTGCTGCTGGTGCCCGGCGAGGACCGCGAAGGGGAAGCCGGCAAGACTGCGGCCCAATGGGAGAGCCAAGCCGAG GACCGGCGGGAAGAGAGTACGTGGACGGAGGACGCGTCCCAAAGCCAAGACGACTTTCAGGAGCAATTTCAACACGCGGTGGAATGTGGTGAAATGACACGGCAG CAGGCGGGGCTGGTGACGCGCCTGCGCCTGGAACTCGAGAAGGAGCGCGCCGACAAGGCCTCGGCGGAAGCTCGCCTCCGGGAGGACCTCGGCGCAGAATTCAGCGCGTTGGTGGCCAAGATGCAGGACGACTTTAC CGAGCGGCTGGCCAGAGAGAGGGAGCTCGTGGAGGAGCGAGCCGAGCGACGTCTGGAAATCTTCAAGATGCTGACTGGCAAGATGGCCGCCTGCGCCCAAGACCACCGA CCGGACTCCAGCCGGGACACGGGACGGCGGGACTCCAGCCAGGACTCCGGCCAGGAGGCGGGACGACGGGAAGCGACGGCCTCCGCGCTCCGAGCCGTCCAGCGGAAGGACGGCGAGCCGGAGGAGAGAGCCCTCCGGATCGCCCG ACTGGAGGAGCTCGGCAAAGAGGACCGGGACAAAGTCCGGAGTCTGACTCGGGACTTGGAGCGGAAGGAGGAGCTCGTCGGCGAGCTCCGAGAGAAGATGGCCGATTACAAGAAGCAGATGCAGCGGGTCCAGGCCCAG ATCTCCGGCACCCGAGAAGAAAGCCAGCTCCTGAGACGCAAAATGTCCCACGGCGAGAAGCTGATGACCGAGCTCCGGGCCGAGCTGGTCGCCAAAGAGCGGATCATCCGGCAACTGGGGACG GatcaggcggcggcggcggagaggGATGGAG AACTGGAGGCTCAACGGCGCCTGGCGGACGACATGCGCGCCACGCTCCTGGAGCAGGAGGAGACGCAGGAGCAGATGGAGAGCGCCTTGGAGGAGAAGCTCCGCCTCATCCAGGAACTCCGCCTCG AGTTGGAGCGAGCCAAGGAGACTCCCACGCGACCGCAGGGCGGAGACCACGTGACGCCGACCCCAGCGGACCACGCCCCTCTCGCTCCGGAGAGTCGAAAG CCGTCGGAGGAAAAACACCAGGCGGAGCGGCTCAAGTGGCGGCAAGACAAGATGTCTTTGATCGCTCAGCTCAAAGAGGCGGAGCAACGACGCAACCAGGAAGTGAAAAAGTTTGCCCGGGACCGGGAGGGATACCTGGCCCGCCAGGCCGGGCTG GAGGCGGAGCTGGTGGACAAGGATCAGAAGATGGAGAGCTGGAGGAAGGAGAGAGACGGCCTGCTGGCCGACCTGGAAGTGCAGATAAAGAAGCTCCTGGCCAGCCTCGCCCAAAAGGAGCAGCTGATCCAGCAGCTGGCCGGCGAGCGCGCCTCGTCGCCACCGGAG GGTTCTTCGGGCGGACCTTCGCTGCTGGAGTCGTCGCAGATCTCCACGGAGAACGGGCGAGCCAGCCGCTTTCCCCAGCCCCAGTTGGAGATCTCCTTCAGCCCGCTGCGGCCCGACCGGCTGGCGCTGCGACCGCGGGGCCACGCCGAGGCCGTCACCGTCAAGATGGCGCCCTGCGGCCGTAAGAGGAAAAGCGCCGGCGACAAG GATGAAGTGGAGAAGGAGAACGAGCGAAATCGCCGAGCGGAGACCACGCCCACCCGGCGCCAAGAGCGGGAG CCGCGCCCAACCGCGACGACGACCGCCACGGCGCGCTCTCCGGGCAAAGGAGGGACGCTGCGGAAGATCGGAGACTTCCTGCAGAGTTCTCCCACGCTCATCGGCTCCACAG CCAAGAAGATGATGAGCCTGGTGAGCAGCGGCGTGGACGCCAGCGCCTCCTCGGAGAGCAGGCAAAAGCGCAAGCGCAAGTTGGCGCCCGCCGACATCTCCTCTCCCATGGACGTGCCCCCCCACCCG ATGCTGGAGAACGCCAAGCTAGATCGCAAGAGACGCAACCCACGCCACTTTTTCCAGGAGGTGCAATATTAA